One Streptomyces sp. NBC_01217 genomic region harbors:
- a CDS encoding NAD-dependent formate dehydrogenase, with the protein MAKVLCVLYDDPTDGYPKSYARDDLPEIDHYPGGQSTPTPQGIDFTPGHLLGSVSGELGLRHFLESRGHTLVVTSDKDAADSVFDQELADADIVISQPFWPAYLTAERIAKAKNLKLAITAGIGSDHVDLDAAIARGITVAEVTYCNSISVAEHVVMMTLSLVRNYLPSHQVVLDGGWNIADCVARSYDLEGMQVGTVAAGRIGLAVLRRLAPFDVGLHYTDRHRLPAAVEQELGLTWHESAAEMVPHCDVVTINAPLHPETEGLFGDELLATMKRGAYLINTARARITDPEAIDRALRSGQLAGYAGDVWYPQPASADHPWRTMPHHGMTPHISGTSLSAQARYAAGTREILESFLSGSPLREEYRIVDKGALAGAGAHSYSVSAG; encoded by the coding sequence ATGGCAAAGGTGCTGTGTGTGCTGTACGACGACCCCACCGACGGCTACCCGAAGTCCTACGCCCGCGATGATCTGCCCGAGATCGACCACTACCCGGGTGGCCAGAGCACCCCCACCCCCCAGGGCATCGACTTCACCCCCGGTCACCTCCTCGGCAGTGTCTCCGGTGAACTGGGCCTGCGGCACTTCCTGGAGTCCCGCGGCCACACCCTGGTGGTCACCTCGGACAAGGACGCCGCCGACTCGGTCTTCGACCAGGAACTGGCCGACGCCGACATCGTCATATCCCAGCCCTTCTGGCCGGCCTACCTGACCGCTGAACGCATCGCGAAGGCGAAGAACCTCAAGCTCGCCATCACCGCGGGCATCGGCTCCGATCATGTCGACCTCGACGCGGCCATCGCCAGGGGCATCACCGTCGCAGAGGTCACGTACTGCAACAGCATCAGCGTCGCCGAACACGTGGTCATGATGACCCTGTCCCTGGTACGCAACTACCTCCCCTCCCATCAGGTGGTCCTCGACGGCGGCTGGAACATCGCCGACTGCGTCGCCCGCTCCTACGATCTGGAAGGCATGCAGGTCGGCACCGTCGCGGCCGGCCGCATCGGCCTCGCCGTCCTGCGTCGCCTCGCCCCCTTCGATGTCGGCCTCCACTACACCGACCGCCACCGGCTCCCCGCCGCCGTCGAGCAGGAACTGGGTCTCACCTGGCACGAGAGCGCAGCCGAGATGGTTCCGCACTGCGACGTGGTGACCATCAACGCACCTCTCCACCCGGAGACCGAGGGACTCTTCGGCGACGAACTGCTTGCCACCATGAAGCGCGGCGCCTACCTCATCAACACGGCCCGCGCCAGGATCACCGACCCCGAAGCCATCGACCGCGCCCTGCGCAGCGGACAACTCGCCGGCTACGCGGGCGACGTCTGGTATCCCCAGCCCGCCTCCGCCGACCATCCCTGGCGGACCATGCCCCACCACGGCATGACCCCGCACATCTCCGGTACCTCCCTCTCCGCGCAGGCCCGATACGCCGCAGGCACCCGCGAGATCCTGGAGTCCTTCCTCTCCGGCAGCCCGCTGCGCGAGGAATACCGCATCGTCGACAAGGGCGCCCTCGCCGGTGCCGGCGCCCATTCCTACTCCGTCAGCGCCGGCTGA
- a CDS encoding LysR family transcriptional regulator, which produces MLRQLEYLVALARERHFGRAAAACFVSQPSLSAAIRKLEHELDVPIARRGRRFEGLTPEGERVLLWAHRVLAERDALRQELSAARGGLAGTLRMGAIPTALTVAPLLTTPFLDRHPRARISLESLSSRDINHRLAEFEVDIALTYLDDDSLVHVRKAPLYEERYLLLTPRGGPMDGKETTRWGEIAALPLCLLSPQMRNRRIMDEYFAADGAGAVAPAVETDSVAALYAHLTAGHWSSVISHAWLHMFGVPDGMRVVPLEIPANGQRVGLVIADRTPEPALARELLRTASEAGVREALDHLLDQHLQQPYRPDSGVL; this is translated from the coding sequence ATGCTACGACAGCTGGAGTATCTGGTGGCGTTGGCCAGAGAGCGGCACTTCGGACGTGCCGCGGCCGCCTGTTTCGTCTCGCAGCCCTCGCTGTCGGCGGCCATACGCAAGCTGGAACATGAACTGGATGTTCCTATAGCGCGGCGGGGCCGCCGGTTCGAGGGGCTGACACCGGAAGGAGAGCGGGTGCTGCTGTGGGCGCACCGTGTCCTGGCGGAGCGGGACGCGTTGCGGCAGGAGCTGTCAGCGGCGCGGGGCGGCTTGGCGGGCACGCTGCGGATGGGAGCCATACCCACCGCTCTGACCGTCGCTCCGCTGCTGACCACCCCGTTCCTGGACCGGCACCCTCGGGCACGGATCTCGCTCGAATCGCTTTCCTCACGCGACATCAATCACCGGCTGGCGGAGTTCGAAGTCGACATCGCCCTGACCTACCTCGACGACGACAGCCTCGTTCACGTCCGCAAGGCACCTCTGTACGAGGAGCGATACCTGCTTCTGACCCCTCGCGGCGGCCCCATGGACGGCAAGGAGACCACCCGCTGGGGAGAGATCGCGGCACTGCCGTTGTGTCTGCTGTCACCGCAGATGCGCAACCGCCGCATCATGGACGAGTACTTCGCGGCGGACGGTGCGGGCGCGGTCGCTCCCGCCGTGGAGACCGACTCCGTCGCCGCGCTCTACGCGCATCTGACCGCAGGGCACTGGTCGAGCGTGATCTCTCACGCCTGGCTGCACATGTTCGGGGTCCCGGACGGTATGCGGGTCGTCCCCCTGGAGATCCCGGCGAACGGCCAGCGCGTCGGGCTCGTCATCGCCGACCGGACTCCCGAACCCGCCCTGGCCAGGGAATTGCTGAGAACGGCGAGTGAGGCGGGCGTCCGTGAAGCCCTTGATCACCTGCTCGACCAGCATCTTCAGCAGCCGTATCGCCCGGATAGCGGAGTCCTATGA
- a CDS encoding molybdopterin-dependent oxidoreductase, giving the protein MLLRGEPARPVLLTVADLRERWEQHRVDVVFNCAKRGPQRHTFEGPLLREVIADAWPAVGHRRRKDRARFLVAVTGGDGHHTVLSWAEIDADFGNLPVLLGAVLDGRSLEREGSQLVVPSDYCGARYVGAITSVWVGAHAMPEATAPASGTSPEG; this is encoded by the coding sequence CTGCTCCTGCGGGGTGAGCCGGCGCGGCCGGTCCTGCTCACCGTGGCCGACTTGCGGGAGCGATGGGAACAGCACCGGGTCGACGTGGTCTTCAACTGCGCCAAGCGCGGGCCGCAGCGGCATACCTTCGAGGGTCCGCTGCTCCGTGAGGTCATCGCTGACGCCTGGCCCGCTGTGGGTCACCGGCGTCGTAAGGACCGGGCCCGATTTTTGGTCGCCGTCACCGGCGGTGACGGGCACCATACGGTGCTCTCGTGGGCGGAGATCGACGCCGATTTCGGCAACCTTCCCGTCCTCCTGGGCGCCGTGCTGGACGGGCGGAGTCTGGAGAGGGAAGGCAGCCAACTGGTGGTGCCTTCCGACTACTGCGGCGCCCGCTACGTCGGTGCGATCACCAGCGTGTGGGTCGGCGCCCACGCGATGCCCGAGGCCACCGCGCCCGCATCCGGCACGTCGCCGGAGGGATGA